A genomic segment from Chitinophaga flava encodes:
- a CDS encoding TetR/AcrR family transcriptional regulator, protein MSKAAKTRQFIIETAAPIFNQKGVAGTAISDIMEATRLAKGGLYGNFSSKEEMVLDVFDYIAEQEKNRLRALTAQASTATGKFEAIFSYYARFPLNREIAGGCPMLNFGVEADDTNPDLKEKVNELIGYFQHRIRLLVQFGKDNGEFKKDWDEERFAILMFTMLEGAIFVTNITNNNRQMLIVLDFLRKEIKHHSK, encoded by the coding sequence ATGAGCAAAGCAGCAAAAACGAGACAGTTCATCATTGAAACAGCAGCTCCTATCTTTAATCAGAAAGGAGTGGCCGGCACAGCTATCAGTGATATCATGGAGGCTACAAGGTTGGCCAAGGGCGGGCTATACGGCAATTTCTCCTCCAAAGAGGAAATGGTACTCGATGTGTTTGACTACATCGCTGAGCAGGAGAAAAACCGGCTAAGGGCATTGACAGCCCAGGCAAGCACTGCTACAGGCAAGTTTGAAGCCATCTTCTCGTATTATGCCCGCTTTCCGCTCAACAGGGAGATCGCTGGTGGTTGTCCCATGCTCAACTTCGGCGTGGAAGCAGACGATACCAACCCTGACCTGAAAGAAAAAGTGAATGAGCTGATAGGCTACTTCCAGCACCGCATACGGCTGCTGGTGCAGTTTGGAAAAGATAACGGTGAGTTTAAAAAAGACTGGGATGAAGAAAGGTTTGCCATCCTGATGTTTACCATGCTGGAAGGGGCCATCTTTGTTACCAATATCACCAATAACAACAGGCAGATGCTGATAGTACTGGATTTTCTGAGAAAAGAAATTAAACATCACAGCAAGTGA
- a CDS encoding LytR/AlgR family response regulator transcription factor translates to MKLSAIAIDDEPVALAVIKNHAAMVPFLEIKGFFTNAYEAMEFLSKEKVDLLFLDIKMPDISGLDFISSLSQPPMTIFTTAYSEHAVKSFELDAIDYLLKPFSLIRFIKACNKAHSLWQLKQQGPQPKEAPAYIFLKSGYEQFKIMLEDVLYLESAGNYVNFILKDRRLISRLSMQEAVDLLPAGLFTRVHRSYIVSNDKVERADRTSLYIRNVPIPIGAAYGAAVDNILSSSAG, encoded by the coding sequence ATGAAGCTTTCAGCTATTGCGATAGATGATGAACCCGTAGCATTGGCCGTGATAAAAAACCATGCGGCCATGGTCCCCTTTCTGGAAATAAAAGGCTTTTTCACCAATGCCTACGAGGCGATGGAGTTTCTGAGCAAGGAAAAAGTAGATCTGCTGTTTCTGGACATCAAAATGCCCGATATCTCAGGGCTGGATTTTATCTCCAGCCTGTCACAACCACCCATGACTATTTTTACCACCGCCTACTCCGAACATGCGGTGAAAAGTTTTGAGCTCGACGCAATAGACTATCTGCTGAAACCTTTTTCCCTGATCCGTTTTATCAAAGCCTGCAACAAAGCGCATAGCCTGTGGCAACTCAAGCAGCAGGGCCCGCAGCCTAAAGAAGCACCTGCATACATCTTCCTGAAAAGTGGATATGAGCAGTTCAAAATCATGCTGGAAGATGTCCTGTATCTGGAAAGCGCGGGCAACTATGTCAATTTTATCCTGAAAGATCGCCGGCTCATTTCACGGCTCTCCATGCAAGAGGCGGTAGATCTGTTACCTGCCGGCCTGTTTACCCGCGTGCACCGCTCCTACATTGTATCAAATGACAAAGTGGAGCGGGCAGACCGCACTTCCCTTTATATCCGGAATGTGCCTATTCCCATTGGTGCTGCCTATGGTGCTGCAGTAGATAATATCCTGAGTTCTTCAGCTGGGTAA
- a CDS encoding DUF4407 domain-containing protein codes for MKTKEEKMATTAPDGMTRFLWWLAAADADILAECRTEKERYRIVGLAVMVTWLFATLAWGYFFSTIVKDDMIVLALALFFGFAILCIDRTLIAAMSRGNGNIRIMPVIFRLLLAVTIGLFISQPVVLMLFKKDITAQLELSKQTKLDAYRKQLTALNAGQRTDLQQALDRGRQQVQQKESDLKFYKDAYIKETDGTGGSGRIGESSVARVKKSAYLKTEEELQSLQHSWEPQEQQLQAKMATMRSADSLKEVIYMGTLTDGFLAQTEALHELTEQHPPMQQRYRLIVFIITLVEIMPLLSKVMMPRGEYEEKLAGATTQGVEAARLETAAGKELLQHYQNAALAEDKALVDELFDSTRQMRRAEAAAVVKEWQRRENKQYRNLWQQAKELLLGKIV; via the coding sequence ATGAAAACGAAAGAAGAGAAAATGGCCACCACGGCACCGGACGGAATGACCCGGTTTCTGTGGTGGCTGGCCGCGGCTGATGCGGACATATTGGCGGAATGCCGGACGGAAAAAGAAAGATACCGGATTGTAGGCCTGGCCGTTATGGTCACCTGGTTGTTTGCCACCCTGGCATGGGGATATTTTTTTTCCACCATTGTCAAAGATGACATGATCGTACTGGCACTGGCCTTGTTTTTTGGCTTTGCTATTTTGTGTATCGACAGAACACTGATTGCTGCGATGTCCAGAGGTAATGGTAACATCCGGATTATGCCGGTGATATTTCGTTTACTCCTGGCCGTTACTATCGGACTGTTTATTTCACAGCCGGTGGTGCTGATGTTGTTTAAGAAAGATATCACCGCTCAACTGGAGCTCAGCAAACAGACCAAACTGGACGCCTACCGTAAACAGCTGACAGCGCTCAATGCCGGTCAGCGTACCGATCTCCAGCAGGCGCTGGACAGAGGCCGGCAGCAGGTGCAGCAAAAGGAAAGCGACCTGAAATTTTATAAAGACGCCTATATCAAGGAAACCGACGGCACCGGCGGCAGCGGAAGGATAGGAGAGTCTTCGGTAGCACGTGTTAAAAAATCGGCTTACCTCAAAACAGAAGAAGAGCTGCAGTCACTACAACATTCCTGGGAACCTCAGGAACAGCAGCTGCAGGCTAAAATGGCCACCATGCGCAGCGCCGACAGCCTGAAGGAAGTCATTTACATGGGTACGCTCACGGATGGCTTCCTGGCGCAAACAGAAGCCCTGCACGAACTCACCGAACAACATCCTCCTATGCAGCAGCGGTACCGGCTCATCGTATTTATTATCACGCTGGTAGAGATCATGCCCCTGCTTAGTAAAGTAATGATGCCCCGGGGAGAATATGAAGAAAAGCTGGCCGGCGCCACTACCCAGGGCGTAGAAGCAGCCAGACTGGAAACCGCTGCCGGCAAGGAACTGCTGCAGCACTACCAAAATGCCGCCTTGGCCGAAGACAAGGCATTGGTAGATGAATTATTTGACAGCACCCGCCAGATGCGCCGTGCAGAAGCCGCCGCTGTGGTTAAAGAATGGCAGCGCCGGGAAAACAAACAGTACCGCAATTTATGGCAACAGGCCAAAGAGCTGCTACTGGGTAAGATTGTGTAA